CCCGACCCGCAGCTGGAAACCCTCGGCCGCTGGGCCAATCTGGTCCGCACCGAGCCCGACGGCAGCCAGATCAAACTGGACTTCATGCAGCAGATTGACCCGGCCGCAACCTGGCACGACCTGGACTGGCTGCGCTCCATCACCGCCCTGCCGATTGTCGTCAAGGGCGTGCTGCGGGCGGACGACGCGCAGCTGTGCGTCAGGCACGGGGCGAGCGGGATTGTCGTGTCCAACCACGGGGCGCGGCTGGTGGACGGGATGATTACCGCCATTGAAGCCCTGCCCGAGGTGGTAGACGCGGTGGGAGACCGCTGCACGGTCCTGATGGACGGCGGGATCCGCCGCGGCCTGGATGTCTTCAAGGCACTGGCCCTGGGAGCCACAGCGGTCCTGATCGGTCGGCCGATCTGGTACGGCCTGGCGGTCGGCGGACAGGCCGGTGTGGAACAGGTTTTTCGTATCCTGCAACGCGAGCTGGCCTATGCCATGACCATGGCTGGAGTGGCAAAGGTCGAGGACTGCAACCGCGAGCTTGTCGTCAGAGTCCCGACCTTATACGAGGCGGGCGGATTTGCCGCCCAGTGGACACGGGACCGAGGGCTGTAAGTCCCACCTCTTTCTCCTCAGGGGCAAGGCCCGACAGTCTTGTAGCAAAGAGGGAGAGGGGAGAAATCCTTGGCTTTTTGCTGACGGTATAGAACAAGAAATCCTCGCGATGTGGGTACAGACACTTATCAGTGGTGTGGGGCTCATTGCGATCCTTGTGGGCTTGGTACGGATGAAGGAACCCGGCGCACGGCGAGATCGAGAAATTGATGAACGGGCCGCTGCGTTCAGAAAACAGGGCGCAGCGTTGGAGGATCAGGGCACAGTCTTGAGAGCATCCACCCAGGCGTTGGCCGAGCTGTTGCGGCGCACCGCCTAGCCGCCACTCACCCACTCAGGCCGTTCCAGCTGATAACGCGCAAAGTGTCAAGCTTGGGCAGAGAGTAAGGAAGACAGGGCCGTGCTCAGTGTCGGGCTGGGGGGAATTTTCTCGGCATGGCTGCCCGCACTCAGAGCGGGTCGCTGTAGGTGAGACAGGGCAACCGTTCTCAAACTGAGATACCACTGGCGGTCGTCGCGTCTTGACTTGTTTTGGCCCGGGATTCTAGAGTGCGGCAGGCAAAGGAGGACGACGCGATGCCCATGCGTGACAATCAGCTCAAGAAAAAGCTCACATCCGGCGGCGTGGTCCTGGGGACGGCGCTGCTGGAACTCCGGGGACGGGGAGCGATCTATCCGCTGGCCGAGGCGGGCATGGAGTTTGTGTTCATCTGTAGCGAGCATTCCGCGCTCAATCTGGAGTCGGTTGTGGATATGGTCGCCCACGCCCATGCCGCAGGCATTGCGCCTATCGTGCGTGTCCCCGACCTCGAATACCAGGCCGTGACCCGCCTGCTCGACGGCGGCTGCCAGAGCCTCATCCTGCCCCACGCCAGAACCGGGGACGATATCCGTCGCTTCATCGAGTACGCCAAGTACCATCCCCAGGGACGGCGGGGCATGGCCATCTACGGCGGAGCGAGCACCAATTATGCCGAGGTCGATCAGCTCACCGCCATGGAGCACGCCAACGCCAACACCCTGCTGGGGCTGGTCATCGAAACCCGGGAAGCCATCGACAATATCGAGGACATGCTGATTCCGGGCATCGATCTGGTCCTGGTCGGCCATCAGGATTTGAGCCAGAGCCTGGGCATTCCCGGCCAGTACAGCCACCCCTCGATGACCGAAGCCACCCACAAGGTCCGCAGCCTGTGCCAGGCACGCGGTATTGCGACCGCTGGCGTGCTGGGCCAGCCCGACCAGATCAAAGCCGCCATAGACGGCGGAGCCCAGTTTCTGATGTATGGCGCCGACGTGGTGTTCTTACGCGAAGCGGCCAAGCGCGCGGTCGAGGCCCTGGCCGCAGTCCAATCCTAGTCAGCTACAAGGAGGAAAGCATGGCAGTCGAGAAAGTTGACGCGAAAGTCGAAGCCCTGATTGATCTGAACGCCGAGATTGAGTGGTTGGGCGAGGGCTACGGCGGGTTTGACGCAGACGGCAAGATTCGGGGCGTGGCCGAAGGCCCGGTGTGGTGGCAGGCCGGCGGCTGGTGGAACGAGGGCGGCTTTCTGCTGTTCAGCGATAACGCCACCAACAAGCGCTACAAGTGGCAGGAAGGCCAGGGGGTGAGCCTCTACAAAGAGCCCACCAACGATGCCAACGGCCTGACCCGCGACCGTCAGGGCCGGCTCATCGCCTGCGAGCACGCCAGCCGTCAGGTCACCCGCGAAGAGCTGGACGGCAGCATCACCGTCGTGGCCAACAACTACCGCGGCCAGCGCCTGAACCGCCCCAACGATGTGGTGGTCAAGTCCGACGGGGCGATCTATTTCACCGATCCGGTCACCCTCGGCGTCGAGCCCGAACTCGACATCGCCGGCGTGTACCGCGTGTCGCCCGACCTGGGCCAGATCAACCTGCTGGTGCGGGACTTTGTGTTACCCAACGGCCTGGCCTTCTCGGTCGACGAGAAGACGCTGTACATCAACGACTCCATCAGACGCCACATCCGGGCCTTTGACCTCGACGCCATGTGGGACTCGGGCATGCTGAATTTGGCCTCCGACCGGGTCTTCTGCGACATGAGCGCCGACCCCCGCCCGGGCGTCCCGGACGGCATGAAGGTCGATGTCGAGGGCAACGTCTACTGTACCGGCCCGGGCGGCATCTGGATTATGGATTCCTCGGGCGCGCACCTGGGCACGATTCCGAGCGGCGGCAAGCATGTCACCAACGTGTGCTTTGGCGGAGACGACTGGCAGACGCTGTACCTGACCACCTTTGGCGAGATGGGNNNNNNNNNNNNNNNNNNNNNNNNNNNNNNNNNNNNNNNNNNNNNNNNNNNNNNNNNNNNNNNNNNNNNNNNNNNNNNNNNNNNNNNNNNNNNNNNNNNNNNNNNNNNNNNNNNNNNNNNNNNNNNNNNNNNNNNNNNNNNNNNNNNNNNNNNNNNNNNNNNNNNNNNNNNNNNNNNNNNNNNNNNNNNNNNNNNNNNNNNNNNNNNNNNNNNNNNNNNNNNNNNNNNNNNNNNNNNNNNNNNNNNNNNNNNNNNNNNNNNNNNNNNNNNNNNNNNNNNNNNNNNNNNNNNNNNNNNNNNNNNNNNGCACTGAACTTAAAAGAACAGGCGACTCTTATCCATTGATGTTATTATCTTGATACGTTAATATGTGCCGGTGAGGCGATTCAAAGACAGGGATACCGAACGAGTCTTTCACGGACAGCCCGTT
The Desulfurellaceae bacterium genome window above contains:
- a CDS encoding alpha-hydroxy-acid oxidizing protein, with protein sequence MFEEHGLLNLLLNLHDFEARARTVMRKSIFDMVDGGFNDEITYKRTRPAFDSVGLIPRYLKDVSQVDTSTELLGQRISLPVLPAPSAPQIGAHPDGDLATCRAAGAVGTIEIVSHGSDFTIEEVTAAAGGPVWCNIFMLKDRDYMRQYVRRAEAAGCTALCWTIDTPSLDMLKEQMLRNPDPQLETLGRWANLVRTEPDGSQIKLDFMQQIDPAATWHDLDWLRSITALPIVVKGVLRADDAQLCVRHGASGIVVSNHGARLVDGMITAIEALPEVVDAVGDRCTVLMDGGIRRGLDVFKALALGATAVLIGRPIWYGLAVGGQAGVEQVFRILQRELAYAMTMAGVAKVEDCNRELVVRVPTLYEAGGFAAQWTRDRGL
- a CDS encoding SMP-30/gluconolactonase/LRE family protein, which codes for MAVEKVDAKVEALIDLNAEIEWLGEGYGGFDADGKIRGVAEGPVWWQAGGWWNEGGFLLFSDNATNKRYKWQEGQGVSLYKEPTNDANGLTRDRQGRLIACEHASRQVTREELDGSITVVANNYRGQRLNRPNDVVVKSDGAIYFTDPVTLGVEPELDIAGVYRVSPDLGQINLLVRDFVLPNGLAFSVDEKTLYINDSIRRHIRAFDLDAMWDSGMLNLASDRVFCDMSADPRPGVPDGMKVDVEGNVYCTGPGGIWIMDSSGAHLGTIPSGGKHVTNVCFGGDDWQTLYLTTFGEMG